A window of Exiguobacterium sp. Helios genomic DNA:
CCGTTGCAGTTGTATTCAGTTTCCTGTTCCCTGTCAGCATAACGCTGACGGAAAGTACGGAGAAATTAGCTGCGCCGGGTAATGCGATTGAAGTCATCCGGACACTTGTCTTGAATATGGTGGACAATCCGGTCAATGCGTTAGTCCAAGGCAATTACATTGGGATCTTAACGTGGGCCATCGTGTTAGGGTTGGCACTGAAAAATGCTTCCGATTCAACGAAAACGTTCATTTCAAATTTTTCGGATGCGATCGCGAAGATGGTCGGGTGGATCATTAAACTCGCACCACTCGGAATCATGGGGATTGTCATTGAGTCGATTACGAAAAACGGTCTCGGATCCCTTCTCAACTATGGTCAACTGCTTGTGCTGTTGATCGGGACGATGTTGTTTGTTGCGCTTGTCGTCAATCCACTGATCGTCTTCATCAACGTTCGTCAAAATCCTTATCCGCTCGTTTTCAAATGTATCCGTGAGAGCGGAATTACAGCCTTCTTCACACGGAGTTCGGCTGCCAATATTCCGGTTAACATGGAGCTGTGTAAAAAACTGGGTCTCGATAAAGAGACGTATGCAATTTCGATTCCGCTCGGTGCGACCGTCAACATGGCGGGGGCGGCCGTAACGATTTCCGTCCTGACACTTGCTGCGGTCAATACGCTTAACATCCCGGTCGATCTTCCGACAGCTATCATCTTAAGTGTCCTGGCTGCTGTCTGTGCCTGTGGTGCTTCCGGTGTTGCGGGCGGATCACTCCTGTTGATTCCGCTTGCCTGCAGCCTATTCGGAATTCCGAATGAGATTGCGATGCAAGTCATCGCTGTCGGATTCATCATCAGTGTCTTACAAGATTCGTTTGAAACAGGACTCAACTCTTCGACCGATGTTCTGTTTACAGCGACAGCTGAATTCAAAAAACGGTTAAAAGACGGCGAACAACTGTCAATCAATCGACCGATCATGGTTGAAGAACCAACTGAACAAGTCGTCAACAGCTGATTTGCGTTGATGCTGTCAAAAAAGAGATGAAAGACATCCGGTAAGAAGAGATGTCTTTCATCTTTTTTGTCGTCATGGATGGAACGGAAAACAAGGAGAGAATCATGTGATTCCCTCCTTGCCTGAAGTTACTTTTGTTTTTTTGTCTTTTTAAAGCTATAAATGACACTGATCAGGATGACAAGGACGATTGTTCCGAGTGACATCCAGATTGGCATTTTGTAGACATCGCTGAAAATCATCTTCGCTCCGATGAAGACGAGCATGAAGCTGAGACCGTGTTTCAGGTAGTAGAAGCGGTCAATCAGGTTTGCGAGGACGAAGTAGAGACTCCGGAGTCCAAGGATTGCCATGATGTTCGCATAGAAGATGATGAACGGATCACGCGAGTACGCGAAGCTGGCTGCGACCGAGTCGACGGCGAAGACGATATCCGAAATCTCGATGAAGATCAACGCGATTAACAGTGGTGTAAAGAACAATTTACCGTTGATCCGTTGCGTAAATTTACCGGACGAGATGTCTTGTGTGATCGGCAAGCGCTTCTCAAGCCAACGTATCGTTTTGTTTTCTTCAAGCGACGTTTCCTGACCGATGTTCTTGAACATCATGTAACCCGTGTAGACGAGGAATGCCCCGAAGATGTAGTACACCCATGCGAAGTTCTCAAGAAGCGATACCCCTGCGACGATGAAGATGACACGGAAGAGAATGGCACCGAGAATTCCCCAGAACAGGACTTTGTGCTGGTACTTCAACGGAATCGCAAAGTACGCAAAGACGAGTGAGAAGACGAAGACGTTGTCAATCGCGAGTGCCTTCTCGATGAAATACACGCTCGTGTATTCAATTGCAGCGTCGCTGCCTTGCGCATAGAATAACCAACCGCCAAAGGCGACGGCGAGTCCGATCCAGACGAACGTCCACGTCCAGGCTTCGCGAAGCGAGACCTCATGGGCTTTCCTGTGAAATACGCCAAGGTCCAGTGCGAGCATGATGAAGACGATCGCTAAAAATACAATCAATAGTGTCAACAGCGCTTCCTCCTTTTAAGTTGTGTTCGGTTTATATTTTGATTATAAGTTCATAAGAACTCAAAGTAAAGGGGCGAGTATGCTGTTTATTTACAAAAACGGAATCAGACACTTTTTCGACTTAAAATCAAAATGAAGGGTAAAAGGAGGTAATTGTATGGAAAAATCAAGTGCCATCAACAAAACCGCTTGGGAATACCGGGCCTATGAATTTTGGAATCAACGCGACGGGGCGCCGGCGGACAAGGCAAAAGATATTATGTTAAATCCGATGGCTAGTCTCAAGAAACATCAGAACTATTTTGAAGAAGTTGTCGGAAAACGAATTGCCAATCTCTGTGGATCGAACGGACGGAAGGCGGTTCCACTGGCGTTGCTTGGAGCAGACGTCACCGTCTTTGATATCTCGGAAGAAAACCGGCGCTATGCCCTTGAGCTTGCCGCCTGTGCCGGGACGCAGATTGACTATATCGTCGGTGATATTTAGGACATCGATTTGCATACCTATCAGCACCAATTCGATGTCCTGTATCTTGAAGGCGGGATATTGCATTATTTTCATGACCTGGAGGCATTCACGGCGATTTTGTTTGCCTTGCTCAAGCCGGGCGGGAAACTGATTTTGAGTGATTATCATCCGATCAAACATTGTATTCATGAAGACAAGTACATCCCGCGTTATTTTGATCAGGATACATATGAAGCTGATATTGCCCATCAAAATCATTTTGATCCGGTCGAGCAAACGGATTTTCCGAAGGTGCTGTTGCGGCACTATACGATGAGTGAAATTGTGAACACCGTCATCCGGAGCGGCTTTACCCTCTTGCAACTGGACGAACATCCGGGGTGGAAGGGCGAAAACATCCCCTGGGAGTTCACGCTTGTCGCGATGAACTAAAACCCAGCGTCCATGAGGACGCTGGGTTTGTTGTTCGATTACTCGAAAGATTGGTTATAAACTTTCACCGGTTGGCGTCAGCTGGTAAATGCTTGACGACCGTTCGATGACTCCGCGTTGTTCGAGTTTTGCGAGACAAACGGTCAAATCACGTGGTGAAGGATACAGTCGGATCGATAACATTTGGTCGAATGAACAAGGCGTTTGTAACAAGACACTAATGACTTGCATCTCGAACACCATTCCGAGTATCCGGACGGTGTAGTCAAGTGCACGCAGATCCGTCGTCAAGATTATAGACGTTCCAGACGACGGGAAACGGCAGTCAGGATGACGGCTAAGATGACCATGATGCCTCCGACCCACGGTGTGTGGACGAGCCCGATCGTGTCGGCAACAATTCCGCCGATCGTTGCACCGAGGGCAATTCCGATATTAAAAGCAGAGATGTTTAACGCCGAAGCGACATCAACGGCTGCCGGGACATATTTTTCCGCCAGTTGGACGATATAGAGTTGAAGCCCCGGGACATTCATGAAGGCGAGTAAGCCCGTCAGGATGATGCCGATGATACCGGCGACTTTAAATGGAATCATGAACGACAGGGCAATCATGATGATCGCATGCAGAATGAACATATAGAATAACGCTTTGATTGGATTACCGTTGGCGAGCTTTCCGCCGACTGCGTTACCGATGGCGACAGCAATTCCGTAGACGAGCAGGATGATACTGATCAGGCTCGGGCTGATTTTCGTGACGTCCTGCATGATCGGTGTCAGGTAGGTGAAGGCGACGAACGTTCCGCCGTAACCGAGCGCTGTAATCAGGAATCCGAGAATCAAGCGTCCATTCGTCAACAGTTTAAACATGTCGGAAAATTTCGCCGGTGGAGATTGTTTTAAGTCTTTTGGAATCAGGAAGAAACTGGCGATGATCGAGACAAGACCAAGTGCCGCGACGGCGAAGAATGTCGCGCGCCAGCCGAATGCTTGACCGATGAATGTGCCGAGCGGAACTCCGGTCACGGTTGCAACCGTCAGTCCGGTAAACATCAAAGCGATGGCACTGGCTTTTTTATCGGCCGGTACGAGCTGGACGGCAATCGTTGCGCCGATCGAGAAGAAGACGCCGTGCGAGAACGCCGTGATGAAGCGGGCGACGATCAACAGTTCAAAACTCGGAGCGACGGCAGAGACGAGATTACCGGCGATAAAGACGACCATCAACGACATGAGAAGCGTTTTCCGGTTCATCCGGTTCGTCAGAGCGGTTAAGATCGGCGCACCGACGGCGACGCCGATCGCATATCCGGAAATAATCAGTCCGGCCAGAGTGATACCGATATTTAAATCACCGGCAATCGCTGCGAGCAAGCCGACGGGGACAAATTCGGTTGTTCCGATTCCAAAGGCGCTGATGGCAAGTGCGAGCAGGGCAAGGCGGCCGTTTTGCGGGACCTGTTCCTGTTCGGCACGCGGGTTTAATTGATTCATGATGATTCCTCCTGAATTAGTGAAATAGATAATAGTAGACAACGCAACGGCTGCTCTGAACGACCGGGCCCCGATCGTTTGGATGAAGGGAGAACACTTCTGCGTGATCCCATCATAGAGCGGCGTTGCTTTTCATGGAAGTACGCACTTTCAAGTACCATAGGCACTAAAAAGTACCTTACCCTCGAAGATCGAAGTAACAGACGAAGGTGGCTTGTACTTTCTATTGACAGTTGTTATCATAAACCCATCAAATCTACCTGAGAAGTACGCACTTTCAAGTGCGATAGGCACTAAAAAGTACCTGTCCCCGTACTTCGGGAAACGAAAGGAAGAATCAGCATGGCCTATAACATTCCGGTCGAAGCAACCCTGCAAGTCATCGGAGGCAAATGGAAAGTCGTCATCATGTGTCACCTCATCAAAGGCGAACGCCGGACGAGCGAATTGAAAAAGCTGATGCCGAACATTACACAGAAAATGTTGACGCAGCAACTGCGGGAACTCGAACAGGACGGTGTCATCATCCGGACGGTCTACGAACAGGTTCCGCCGAAAGTCATCTATTCCTTGTCGGATTACGGTTGGTCATTGCGCCCAATCTTAGACGCCATGTGTGCCTGGGGCGAAGGGCATATCGATCTGACGGGCGAGGAAGTCGTGTCTTCTTAAATCGTAACAATCGAATAGCACAGCAAAACGACCGCCTGTCATCAGGACGGTCGTCTTTCGTGTATTCATTATTTAACGAAGGAAGCGGCTTCGCGGAGGAAGAATTGTTTGATGGCATCGTAAACAGTCTGCTGTTCTTCGGTCAGGCCACGGCTTAAGCGTGACAGATAGATTTTTGAGACAATCGTCAGGTTAGCCTTGGAGACGTACGGAAGCTGCAGTTCACGGCAGACGGAGACGGGAACGAAACTGAAATACCGTTGCTGGCGCAAAGCAATTTGTAACGAGACGTCATCGATGTAACGAATCGAGTCGGCGTACAGACTGAATTCCGTCATCTTTAATTTAATGAAGTTGTTGTAATCCTTATTGTGTGAAGGGAACAGGAAAGATTTTGTCGTCTCGCTGTCATAGAGCACACGCAGGACGTCCTGTTCCGTGCAGTGGCCGGGATACGTCAGGACAATGTCTTCTTCAATGACGGGTTCACTCGTGATCTCCGGATGTTTGATTTCCATGAAACTGATTGAGAAATGGACTTCGTCCGACAAAAGTTGCGACAGAATTTCGCGGTTTGACAGGATTTCCGTATTAAACAAAGTGGATGACGGATTCATTAAAAATTCCGCAAGCAGCAGCTGGATGAATCGACCGTGCGAACTGGCGAGGCTGATCGTTACGTCCTGTTGCGGATTCGCCAGCCGTTCTTTGACCAGTTCCAATTCAGTCTCAATTTTTTCGACGGACCGCAGTAAAATCAATCCTTGATTCGTCAAAGTAATCGTCCGCCCATTGCGGTGAAACAGTTCCGTCTGTAACTCGCGTTCGAGTTTTTTAATCGTCATGCTGAGTGCCGGTTGACTGATGAACAGACGTTTCGCAGCATGGGTGAAGTTCAAATCTTCCGCGACGGTTCGAAAGTATTTTAAATGCAACAGTTCCATGTCTTAAATCCTCCTATATAACTAATGGTTTATAGTAGTATATATCATTATATATTTTCGTTTATGTAAAAACAGGTATATGCTCATAACAGAGGTGATGGAAATGAATATCGCAATATATGGAGCAGGATCGCTCGGTACCATCATGGGTGCGTATTTGAGTGAAACATATCCTGTCGTTGACTTGATTGATACGAACTTAGAACACGTAACGGCACTGAACACGAAAGGGGCACGCGTTGTCGGACCGGAGTTCACGCAACCCGTGACGGCGATGCTGCCGCAAGAAATTGATAAAACGTACGATGTCGTGCTGCTGCTGACGAAACAGCTCTACAATCCGCAAGTCTTACCGGCCGTCAAAGCCATTTTAAAAGAAGACGGCATCCTCGTTTCCTTGCAAAACGGAGTGCCGGAAGAAATCATCCGTCAGCATATTCCGAGCGAACGGATTATCGCCGGGTCCGTGGAGTTCGGGGCGACATATGTCGGACCGGGACAATCCCGTCTGACAACAGACTACGCGTTCTTTAAAAAATATGCCTTACAAATCGGTGAACTCGACGGGGCGACGACAGACCGGATTGTTCAGTTAAAAGAAGTCCTGGATACGATCGGCGGAACGGAGATTTCCGATAACCTGCCGGGCACGAAATGGTCGAAACTGATTATTAACAGTGCGTTCAGCGGATTGTCTGCTGCGTGTAACGGGACGTATGGCGACGTGCTTGACCATCCGGTCCTGTTGCGGGCCGCGATTCACGCGATGAAGGAAGTCCTTGATGTCGGTCATGCGCATGGAATCGAATTTGCGCGGATGGGGGAAGCGGATTTGACGGTGTACAGCGAGCTCGATGATATTGATCAAAAGATGATCGAACTGCCGCAGCTGATGAACAGCTCGCGAAATCTTGAAGCGAGCATGTTGCAGGATTTACGGAAACACCAGCCGACCGAAATCGACTACATTAACGGTGTCGTCACGATGTACGGGGAAACTTACGGCATTCCGACACCGGTCAACTCCATGATTCAGGCACTCGTCCGAAATGCACAGGACAAACAGGAAGTAACCGACTTTGAACAGAGTGTCGAGCAGTTCAAGACACTTCTCGAAGTTAAATAAGGGGGATGATCAGATGAAAAAAGAGGATGTCCAAAATATCGTCGCGACACCAGTTAACGCGCCGGTCTTTCCAGCGGTCGATATTTTCTTCCGGAACCGGGAATACTTGAATATCGTCTATGAAACGGACCTGGAACAATTGCGAGCCGTCGTACCGGAACCGCTTGAGCTGATCGGTAACCAAATCAAGTTCGAAGTCATCAATATGCCGGACAGTACGGGACTCGGATCGTATCTGGAATGCGGACATGTCATCCCGGTGCGGTATAACGGAGAAATCGGGGAGTTCTACCTGTCGATGTATGTCAACAATCAGGCGGCGATCGCTTCCGGACGGGAAGTCGCCTCGTTCCCGAAAAAATATGGTTCACCGAAGCTATTTTTAGACAACGACGTTCTCGTTGGAACACTCGATTATCATTCGCTTCGTGTCGCCCAGGCGACGATGGGTTATAAGTACTATCCGATCAAGGAAGAAGAGGCGAAAGCCATCATCGGGACGCCGCAATTCATGCTGAAGCAACACCGCGGCTACGAAGGGGAGCTGATCATTTCTGAATTGACGCGCAGTCAAATCACGGATATTCAGGTGAAGGAAGCCTATCGTGGCCCGGCCCGCCTGGAATTGTTCCATCATGTCGTGGCACCACTGGCCGACTTCCCGGTCGGAAAAATCATGGATGCGCAACACATTATCGCCGATTTACGACTCGGCGGTCCGAAGAAGATGTTTGATTATATGAAGTAAGAAATGTTTGAAATCATCTTCATTTTACGATTAAACGAGAGCCCATCCGTCATGTCCTTCCAGGACCGTGATGAATGGGCTTTTTTTTTACGGACTCACCGAACGGATGATGTCTTTCTTTTCAATAACGAGTATGTGATCAAAGCTTTCTTCCGGTTCGTCATCAAATTCATCGAAAGTGCACCGTTCGTATGAACGAATATGATACTGCTCGAGGTCAGCGATATCCTGTAGATAGGCTGGAAGTGGTTCAGGATTTTTCGTTAAGGTCGGGAGTACGAACGGGAAATTGTTTCCGTTCGGATTGTTCGTATGAACAAAAACGGCGTCCGCCCCTGCGTCCAACCGTGACAGTTCAATCCACAGCTGATAAGAGTGTCCCCATGCCTTAAGAGCGTCATCAAGCTCATTCATCAGCTGAAATAGTCCCTGAACATGCGCTTTTCGGACTTTAAGATGACCATTTCCGCGTCCGTGAAAATCAAGATGAACGTGCCAAAAATCAAACCAGCTGTCGGGACTGAAATCTAGATGGTGAGCCGTCAGGTGCTGCTCAGCTTGAAGTTGTCGGAAGTAGCGGCGTTTGCCGCGGAATTTTTTCATGCAATGATTGTCTCCTTTTTAGATGTGACGATGTATTAATTGTACCGGAATTCCTATCTTTAGTCTTAAAGAGAAAAGATGATTAAAGAAACTTTGTTTCAAAATGTTTACGCTTTCAAATAAAATATTGTTTCTGATTGTTAGGCTTGTTATACTAACAGTGAACACGGGGAAGCAACAGCAATCAGACAGGGGTCAAAACAAAAGGGGAGCTGAGCATATGGGACAGAAACTCAACTGGACGGCGACACTCGGATTGACGACGGCGTTACTTGCCGCGTCTCTGCCGGTGCAACCGGTCGCGGCTGAAACGTCATCTTCCGTCACGCAACAGGTCGACGCGCAACTGGAACAGATGACACTTGAACAAAAAATCGGTCAAATGATTATGCCGGATTTCCGGTTATGGGACGGGGTCAATCATACGCAACTGGCACCGGAAGTCGGACGGGTCATCGACCG
This region includes:
- the sstT gene encoding serine/threonine transporter SstT, encoding MKVLKMWNQISLVKQIAVGLIIGIILAVSIPEAAQSITIFGTLFVSALKAVAPVLVFFLVMAAIVQHKKGQQTNMKSIVFLYLLGTFLAGAVAVVFSFLFPVSITLTESTEKLAAPGNAIEVIRTLVLNMVDNPVNALVQGNYIGILTWAIVLGLALKNASDSTKTFISNFSDAIAKMVGWIIKLAPLGIMGIVIESITKNGLGSLLNYGQLLVLLIGTMLFVALVVNPLIVFINVRQNPYPLVFKCIRESGITAFFTRSSAANIPVNMELCKKLGLDKETYAISIPLGATVNMAGAAVTISVLTLAAVNTLNIPVDLPTAIILSVLAAVCACGASGVAGGSLLLIPLACSLFGIPNEIAMQVIAVGFIISVLQDSFETGLNSSTDVLFTATAEFKKRLKDGEQLSINRPIMVEEPTEQVVNS
- a CDS encoding TerC family protein; this translates as MTLLIVFLAIVFIMLALDLGVFHRKAHEVSLREAWTWTFVWIGLAVAFGGWLFYAQGSDAAIEYTSVYFIEKALAIDNVFVFSLVFAYFAIPLKYQHKVLFWGILGAILFRVIFIVAGVSLLENFAWVYYIFGAFLVYTGYMMFKNIGQETSLEENKTIRWLEKRLPITQDISSGKFTQRINGKLFFTPLLIALIFIEISDIVFAVDSVAASFAYSRDPFIIFYANIMAILGLRSLYFVLANLIDRFYYLKHGLSFMLVFIGAKMIFSDVYKMPIWMSLGTIVLVILISVIYSFKKTKKQK
- a CDS encoding class I SAM-dependent methyltransferase; the protein is MEKSSAINKTAWEYRAYEFWNQRDGAPADKAKDIMLNPMASLKKHQNYFEEVVGKRIANLCGSNGRKAVPLALLGADVTVFDISEENRRYALELAACAGTQIDYIVGDI
- a CDS encoding MFS transporter, producing MNQLNPRAEQEQVPQNGRLALLALAISAFGIGTTEFVPVGLLAAIAGDLNIGITLAGLIISGYAIGVAVGAPILTALTNRMNRKTLLMSLMVVFIAGNLVSAVAPSFELLIVARFITAFSHGVFFSIGATIAVQLVPADKKASAIALMFTGLTVATVTGVPLGTFIGQAFGWRATFFAVAALGLVSIIASFFLIPKDLKQSPPAKFSDMFKLLTNGRLILGFLITALGYGGTFVAFTYLTPIMQDVTKISPSLISIILLVYGIAVAIGNAVGGKLANGNPIKALFYMFILHAIIMIALSFMIPFKVAGIIGIILTGLLAFMNVPGLQLYIVQLAEKYVPAAVDVASALNISAFNIGIALGATIGGIVADTIGLVHTPWVGGIMVILAVILTAVSRRLERL
- a CDS encoding helix-turn-helix domain-containing protein, with the protein product MAYNIPVEATLQVIGGKWKVVIMCHLIKGERRTSELKKLMPNITQKMLTQQLRELEQDGVIIRTVYEQVPPKVIYSLSDYGWSLRPILDAMCAWGEGHIDLTGEEVVSS
- a CDS encoding LysR family transcriptional regulator, producing the protein MELLHLKYFRTVAEDLNFTHAAKRLFISQPALSMTIKKLERELQTELFHRNGRTITLTNQGLILLRSVEKIETELELVKERLANPQQDVTISLASSHGRFIQLLLAEFLMNPSSTLFNTEILSNREILSQLLSDEVHFSISFMEIKHPEITSEPVIEEDIVLTYPGHCTEQDVLRVLYDSETTKSFLFPSHNKDYNNFIKLKMTEFSLYADSIRYIDDVSLQIALRQQRYFSFVPVSVCRELQLPYVSKANLTIVSKIYLSRLSRGLTEEQQTVYDAIKQFFLREAASFVK
- a CDS encoding ketopantoate reductase family protein produces the protein MNIAIYGAGSLGTIMGAYLSETYPVVDLIDTNLEHVTALNTKGARVVGPEFTQPVTAMLPQEIDKTYDVVLLLTKQLYNPQVLPAVKAILKEDGILVSLQNGVPEEIIRQHIPSERIIAGSVEFGATYVGPGQSRLTTDYAFFKKYALQIGELDGATTDRIVQLKEVLDTIGGTEISDNLPGTKWSKLIINSAFSGLSAACNGTYGDVLDHPVLLRAAIHAMKEVLDVGHAHGIEFARMGEADLTVYSELDDIDQKMIELPQLMNSSRNLEASMLQDLRKHQPTEIDYINGVVTMYGETYGIPTPVNSMIQALVRNAQDKQEVTDFEQSVEQFKTLLEVK
- a CDS encoding acetoacetate decarboxylase — encoded protein: MKKEDVQNIVATPVNAPVFPAVDIFFRNREYLNIVYETDLEQLRAVVPEPLELIGNQIKFEVINMPDSTGLGSYLECGHVIPVRYNGEIGEFYLSMYVNNQAAIASGREVASFPKKYGSPKLFLDNDVLVGTLDYHSLRVAQATMGYKYYPIKEEEAKAIIGTPQFMLKQHRGYEGELIISELTRSQITDIQVKEAYRGPARLELFHHVVAPLADFPVGKIMDAQHIIADLRLGGPKKMFDYMK